DNA sequence from the Patescibacteria group bacterium genome:
CTCGCCGTCTAGGCAGGCGAGGCAGGAAGAAGAAAGTAACTAGAAACTAGTACCCCGCTGGCTCCATAGTCCCGACTCGCAAGGAGGGCTGTGGAGCCAAACTGTAAGCCAAGATTTCGTCCTGCATTACGGCTCCACAGCCCTACAGCTCACTGTTGTTCGCTTAGGGATTGTGGAGCCAGCGGGGAGATACATAAACAAGCCCAAAGATTCAAAAAGAAACAGATGGTTAGCACTATTATTCTACTCATTTTAGGTGTGTGGCTATTTTGGGTGAGTTTCTAAATAACTGTCAAACAAGTGCTGTTGGCGGCGCGTCCTGCTTTGCAGGGCCTGCCTGCCTGCTTCTCCATGGGCGGACAGGCGGCAGTCAAAACCGAGCTGGAGATACGGGAGGTTGAGGTTTAACTAAAATCCACGCTATAATCCACATATGCACACCCACCGCGCCAATCTTGAAGTTATAGTCCGGGCTGTCATCCAAAAAGATGATAAGCTTTTAGTTTGTCACGAAAAGGGCAGTGATCATTATTTTACCCCTGGCGGGCACATAGAGCCAGGCGAAAGCGCTGAGGAGGCGCTCAAGCGGGAGTTAAAAGAAGAGCTGGACCTAACAATTAAGAAAAGTTTTTTTATCGGGGCAGTTGAAAATATCTTTACCCTGTACCCTCGTGGTTCAGGGTTTACCCAAGACAGGGAAGAGCATCATGAGTTAATTTTAAATTATAAAGTAGAGGCCTTGGATGTAAAAGATAAAAGCCTGGAAGACCATATTGATTTTTTCTTTTTTGATATTGGCCGCTTCTCAAAAGAAGCAGTTTTGCCGATTGTTCTGCGAGAATCAATTTTAAAATGGTTAAAAGACAAAAAGATTTTCTGGGCCAGCCAGATTGGCGATAAAGCAATTTTGCATCCTTAGCCGGGTTCTGTAGCAGTTTGATAAATTAATAAAAAAAGCCAAAAAACAAGGAACGATTTTAAAATAACCTTATGTCCCAATACTACCCCAGTCCCGGTGTGACCGGGGAGCTTCGGCGGGCAGGCCCGCTAAAAAATAGAGATTTTTTTACAATGCCCCCGCTGTTTTTATTTTCAAATTATATCTTTTCAAATTTTTAACCCACGTCATACATATTCTTAGACGAATCAGGCGATTTAGGATTCAGCCAACGTTCCAGCCGTTGGTTTGTTTTGACCATTGTTTTAACTAACGAACATCGAAAAATCGAGAAAGTTGTTAAAAAAATTCACCGGAGACTCAAAAAGAAATATCGCAGAGTCATGGAACTTCACGCTTATCATGCTGATTCGATTACCAAAAAGAGAATGCTTCGCTGCTTGGCAGACTTGGAAGATATTAAGGTGCTCTGTATTGTTTTGAACAAAAAGAAAGTTTATGTGGACTTACAAAATCAGAAAAGTTATCTTTATAATTATACAGCCAATATATTATTAGATCGTTTGCACAATAAAAATGTTTTGAATAAAAAGGAGCTCATAGAAATTTATATTGACCAGAGAGAAACTAACAAATTTCTTAAGAAAAATTTTGAAAATTATTTAAGGAATAATTTAGAGAAAAGAAGTAACAGCGGAGTTAAAATAAAAATAAAACCCTCGCATACAGAAAAATGTCTTCAAGCGGTTGATTTTATTTCTTGGGCAATTTTTAGAAAATACGAGCTTAATGATTATGAATATTACGAAATAATAAAGGATAAGATAATTGGGGAAAATTTGCTATTTCCCTAAAATAAAAAAACCCCCTGCTTTGACGGGACGCCTTACGGTATCCCAACACAGGAGGATTTACTTCTTGTATAATCATTATAACCTATAGGAATATTTTGTCAAGCAAAAATTGTAGATAAATTTTAAAAGATAATTATGTCAAATTACTACAACCCCCACAAAAATCCCAACTGGCTTTTCCAACCCGGAGTACAAAACAACTTCAAACTTAGCAGGTCAAAAATAGACTTATTTCTTCAATGCCCCCGCTGTTTTTACCTGGACAACCGCCTAGGCACGGCCCGGCCGGGCGGGTTTCCTTTTACCTTAAATTCCGCAGTAGATTATTTATTAAAGAAAGAATTCGATTTGCACCGGGCTAAAGACAAACAGCATCCTTTGATAGAAAAATATGGCATAGACGCAACCCCTGTGGCGCACGAGCAACTGGACGAATGGCGGGAAAATTTTAAAGGCATCCGGTATTTTCATGAACCTACCGGGCTTACAATAACCGGCGCCATAGATGATTTGTGGCAAAACTCCAAAGCAGAGTATATTGTGGTGGATTACAAAGCCACCAGCAAAGATAAAGATATTACAGAATTAGATGAGGACTGGCAGGATAGTTATAAAAGGCAGATGGAGATTTACCAATGGCTTTTGCGCCAGAATGGCTATAAAGTCTCGGACACTGGATACTTCGTCTATTGCAATGGCATTACCGACAGAAAGGCCTTTGACGCCAAATTAGAATTTGATATTACTTTGGTTTCTTATATAGGCGATGATTCTTGGGTCGAAAAAACCATTATCAATGCGCACAAGTGCCTGCTCGCCGACAAAATCCCTGCCCCAAACCCAGATTGCGATTTTTGTAAATATCGCGAGGCAGTAGGGGAGGCCGAGAAGTAAAAAAAGAAATACGCATTTTCACCCTAACGGGTGATCAGCCTTGGGCTGAAAACTACACTAAACCAACCTTTATGCCCAACAAAACCAGAGACAACATAAAACTTGGCCTGCGCGTGGCCATTGTCCAAAAACAAGACCAACCCGCAGGAAAACTAACCCCAGGCATTGTGGCTGATATTTTAACTAGTTCTTCCCATCATCCTCATGGAATAAAAGTGCGATTGGAAACCGGCGAGGTTGGAAGAGTGCAGGAGATTTTATAAAAAACTGCAAACCAAGATTTTATC
Encoded proteins:
- a CDS encoding NUDIX domain-containing protein; this translates as MHTHRANLEVIVRAVIQKDDKLLVCHEKGSDHYFTPGGHIEPGESAEEALKRELKEELDLTIKKSFFIGAVENIFTLYPRGSGFTQDREEHHELILNYKVEALDVKDKSLEDHIDFFFFDIGRFSKEAVLPIVLRESILKWLKDKKIFWASQIGDKAILHP
- a CDS encoding DUF3800 domain-containing protein; translation: MFLDESGDLGFSQRSSRWFVLTIVLTNEHRKIEKVVKKIHRRLKKKYRRVMELHAYHADSITKKRMLRCLADLEDIKVLCIVLNKKKVYVDLQNQKSYLYNYTANILLDRLHNKNVLNKKELIEIYIDQRETNKFLKKNFENYLRNNLEKRSNSGVKIKIKPSHTEKCLQAVDFISWAIFRKYELNDYEYYEIIKDKIIGENLLFP
- a CDS encoding PD-(D/E)XK nuclease family protein, translating into MSNYYNPHKNPNWLFQPGVQNNFKLSRSKIDLFLQCPRCFYLDNRLGTARPGGFPFTLNSAVDYLLKKEFDLHRAKDKQHPLIEKYGIDATPVAHEQLDEWRENFKGIRYFHEPTGLTITGAIDDLWQNSKAEYIVVDYKATSKDKDITELDEDWQDSYKRQMEIYQWLLRQNGYKVSDTGYFVYCNGITDRKAFDAKLEFDITLVSYIGDDSWVEKTIINAHKCLLADKIPAPNPDCDFCKYREAVGEAEK
- a CDS encoding YwbE family protein, with the translated sequence MPNKTRDNIKLGLRVAIVQKQDQPAGKLTPGIVADILTSSSHHPHGIKVRLETGEVGRVQEIL